The Paramixta manurensis region ATAGTGCTGCCACCGCGCTTAAACCTCAAGTAATGATAGATACTATTAATGACTACTTTGCTAATAATGGCGCAACGGTACATCGTAGTCTACACCAAACGGGAAAAGAAACGACTGAACAATATGAAGCGGCACGCTATAAATGCGCAAGCCTGATTAATAGTCCGGCGGTGGAAAATGTCATCTGGACCCGAGGTGCAACTGAATCCATCAATATGATTGCATATGGATACTTACAACATGCAATTAAAGACGGTGACGAAATTATTATTAATGATGCAGAACATCATTCCAATCTCATTCCGTGGCTAATGGTGGCAAAAATTAAAGGCGCAAAGATCGTACGCCTTCCCTTACGTGAAAACGGTACCATTGACGTTCAGTGTTTGGATACGCTAATTAGTGCAAAAACAAAATTTATCGCTCTAACCCAAATGTCGAATGTTACCGGATTCATGCCAGATATACAGGCAGTGATAGAAAAAGCGCACCGAAAAGGGGTGAAAGTCGCGGTTGATGGCGCACAAGGTGCTGCACACAGCCCGCTTGATGTAATCGCCAGCGGCATCGATTTCTATGTGCTGTCGGCACATAAAATGTACGGGCCAACCGGGGTTGGCGTATTGTATTACTCTCCAAATATCGCCGATGAATTTTTTCCTGTATACGGTGGTGGACAAATGCTTTCCACGCTCGAAGGAGAAACCATTATTCCCAAAAAATCGCCGTTTAAATATGAAGCCGGCACACCCAATATCGCCGGTATTCTGGGTTTTGGTGCCGTATTGGATTGGTTGAAAAACTACGATATGGAAGTGCTAAAAAATCACAGCAAACAACTTGTCGATATTATCGATCGCGAACTGCAAAGCACTGTTCCCGGCTATATTCGCTATTCTCAACCGGGAAGTAGTATTCTCTCCTTTAATATTTCAGGGCTACACCATGTTGATTTTTCAACGCTACTTTCTGAATTTGGCATTTCTATTCGCTCAGGAAAACATTGTGCCATTCCACTAATGAAGCATTTTGGAATTAGTGGGACGTTACGTGCCTCGCTGGCGCCTTATAATAATGAAAGCGACGCCTTTCATTTTATTGACGCTATTAAACAAACATTAAAAATTTTAAGACCATAATGAAATCCATTACTATTCCAGATAATCTAATTGATCTATTCAGTCAGTGCGATACGCTTAGCAAAAAATACATCACGATTATGCTTCAGGCTCCGGCGATCCCCCCGATCCCCGACGGAGAAAAAGCAAAAGAGTTGTTTAATTGCCAAAACGTTGCCTATGTATTTACCCGGCAGATGGATAAGCATACCCTCTACTTCGCCGGTGATAGCGATAGTATTTTAATTAAGGGGCTAATGTCGATAATGTTCACCTGCATTAACTACCCGGCAAACCGCGATATCACCCGTTACAATATCGCCCGTATCTTCCAGACGCTGGGGATTGAAAAGCATTACGAAGAATCACTGCCAATGGGACTTGGGCTAGTAGTGGATGAAGTCGAATCAGCCCTCCTCACAGCCAAGTGAAGAAGCGGAAAATGGCTAACTCAGGGTAGCCATAAATTAACAACTCTCCAGCCGGGCATAGGCCGCCACCAGCCATTTGATCCCCTGCCCCTGAAAGGCCACCTGCAACCGGCTATGTTCTCCACTGCCCTCCAGATTGATAATCGTCCCTTCGCCAAATTTGGCGTGGCGCACCCGCTGCCCAAGAGCAAAACCGCTGTCGCTTTTCGTAACCGGGGTGCCCATCCGCTGATGATTGGCCGGGCGGCTAATGCTGGCGCGGAGGCGCACCTCTTCCACACACTCTTCCGGCAGCTCGCCAATAAAGCGCGACGGACGATGGTACACTTCTTTGCCATACAGGCGCCGCGTTTCGGCGTAGGTTAGCGTTAACTTGATCATGGCGCGCGTTACGCCAACGTAGGCCAGCCGACGTTCCTCTTCCAGCCGACCGCCCTCATCCAACGCCATCTGGCTAGGGAACATGCCCTCTTCCATGCCCACAATGAAAACCTGGCTAAACTCGAGGCCTTTTGCCGCGTGCATGGTCATCAGTTGTACCGCGTCCTGCCACTTATCCGCCTGCCCCTCGCCCGCCTCTAGCGCGGCATGAGAGAGAAAGGCCTGCAACGGTAACAAATCTTCATCTTCGTCTTGGTAGCTATATTGCCGGGTCGCGTTCACCAGCTCTTCCAGGTTTTCTATACGCGCCTGGCCCTTCTCGCCTTTCTCTTGTTCGTACATCAACCACAAACCAGAATCCTTAATCACCCGATCGGTTTGTATATGCAACGGTAACTCGCTGGTTTCCTGTGCCAAAGAATCAACTAACTCAATAAACCGTTGTAATGCCGAAGCGGCGCGGCCTGCCAGCGCTTTTTCAACCAAAAGCTCCCGTGTCGCCTGCCACAGCGTTAACTGACGGTCGCGCGAGGTTTGCCGCACCACGTCCAGCGTGCGATCGCCAATGCCGCGCGTTGGCGTGTTCACCACCCGTTCAAATGCCGCATCGTCATTCCGGTTAGCAATCAGGCGCAAATATGCCAGCGCATCCTTAATTTCCTGCCGTTCAAAGAAGCGCATACCGCCGTAAATACGGTACGGCATACTGACCTGGAGCAGCGCCTCTTCCAGCACGCGTGACTGGGCGTTGCTGCGGTACAGAATGGCGCAATCATTCAGCGCGCCGCCGTTTTCCTGCCACACTTTAATGCGGTTAACCACAAAGCGAGCTTCATCCAACTCATTGAACGCACAGTAAAGTGAAATTGCTTCGCCATCGGCACCATCGGTCCAGAGCTCTTTGCCCAGCCGACCATTATTATTTGAAATTAAGGCATTGGCGGCTTTCAGAATCGTGTTCGTCGAACGGTAGTTTTGCTCAAGACGAATAGTCTGTGCGCCGGAGAAGTCTTTCAAAAACCGCTGAATATTTTCAACTTGCGCGCCGCGCCAGCCATAGATGGACTGATCGTCATCACCCACGATGATAACCCGACCAGTGTCCCCTGCCAGCATTCGAATCCAGGCATACTGGATATTGTTCGTATCCTGAAATTCGTCCACTAAAATATTGGTAAAACGTTCGCGGTAATGATTGAGGATGTGCGGTTTGTTCAGCCACAGTTCGTGCGCACGCAGCAGTAGCTCAGCGAAATCCACCAGCCCGGCACGGTCGCACGCTTCCTGATAAGCCTGGTAAATGCGCAGCCAGGTTTGCTCAATAGGATTCCCGTAGCTTTCAATATGCTTAGGCCGTAGGCCTTCATCCTTTTTGCCGTTGATGTACCACATCGCCTGGCGCGCCGGCCACTGCTTCTCATCCAGATTCATGGCTTTAATCAGGCGTTTTAAGAGTCGTAGCTGATCTTCGCTATCCAGAATCTGAAAATCCTGCGGCAAATTCGCATCCAAATGATGCGCTCGCAGTAGACGATGCGCTAAACCATGAAAAGTCCCGATCCACATGCCGCCCTGGCTGGTGCCAACCAATTGCTCAATACGGTGGCGCATCTCCGCCGCCGCTTTGTTGGTAAACGTCACCGCCATTATCGAATAGGGCGAACAGTTCTCGACCGCCAGTAACCAGGCAATACGGTGCACCAGCACGCGCGTCTTTCCGCTACCCGCGCCAGCCAGCACCAGCAGATTGCTGCGTGGCGCCGCCACGGCTTCGCGTTGTTTGTCATTCAAACTGTTGAGCAGATCAGAAACGTCCATAAGCACCGTTCAGTCAGAGAAAACGCTTGCGCGTATTACTGGATATTTATACAGATTATTATATCAGCGTGGTCAGCGATGCCAACTGCGAAATTTCAATATGCGGCAGCAAACGTGAATCCTGAATATGCATCAGGTTCCCTTCACGGAGATTGATCCAACAGGATTGCATACCGCAGCGGAGTGAACCGGCCACATCGGTGGTGAGATCATCCCCCACATGCAGGATATTGCCCAACGGCACACCGAGCCGAACGGCTGCCAGATGGTACATATCTTCGTAAGGTTTAGCACGTCCGTCCGGCCCGGCGCGCAGCACAAAGCGAAAGTATTTGTCGAGCCCGAATAGATGAGGCTGGGCGTTACCATTAGTAATCGCCACCAGCGGCATACGCTCCGCCAACGCCGCCAGCGTGATATGCGTCTCTTCCGGCACCTCAATTTTGCTGCGCCAGTGGGCGAATACCTCCATCACTTTATCCGCCCCTTCTGCGGCTTCTTGCGCCGTCAGGCCGATGTCGCGCATGGCCTGCTCTACCGCGCGCCGCCGCCATTCACTGACATCATGATAGATGTCCGGCTCTTGCGCTAACAGCCGGTTACGCAACGTCTGGTAATCTTCGAGCGAGAAATCCTGCAAGGCAGGATGATAGGCCTGTAAAAAAGCGTGCGACTCTGCGGTAGTTTTCCGAATCACTGGATGATTATCATACAGTGTGTCATCAAGATCGAATGTCATCGCCTTGATTGAATGTAGCGGACGATAAAAATGCATCAGGATTTTCCTCGTTTGGCACGGGGATGTGCGGCATCGTAAACCGAGGCCAAATGTTGAAAGTCGAGGTGGGTATAGATTTGCGTGGTCGATAAATTTGCATGACCCAACAGCTCTTGTACGGCGCGTAAATCGCCGCTGGATTCGAGCATATGCGTGGCAAAAGAGTGGCGTAATTTATGCGGATGTACATGGCTGCTTACGCCCTGCTTGATCCCCCACTCGGCAAAGCGTTTCTGTACATTACGCACCGAAATCCGTCGCCCCTGGCTGGAGAGAAATACCGCTTCATCTTCCGGGGCGAAAAAATCGCGTAATGCTAACCAATGTTCAAGCCAAGTCACCGCCGTGCGACCAATGGGTAAACGCCGCTCTTTACTGCCTTTCCCCATCACCCAGACCTCGCCGGAGGCCAAATCCAGGTGGCGGCAATCAATCCCCACCAGTTCAGAAAGTCGCAACCCGGCACCGTACATAATTTCCAGCATCGCGCGATCGCGTACCGCCAACGGATCGTTTAGATCAATCTCTAACAGCTGGTTTACTTCATCGACATCAATATTTTTCGGCAGATGCCGCGGTGCGCGTGGCGTGGCAATCCCTTTCGCCGGGTTAGCCTTCAATTTGCCTTGCGCGACTTGCCAGTCAAGAAAACTACGTAATGCTGAAAGACGTAACGCCAGACTAGCCGGTTGTAGCCCGGCGCGACGGCTACGGGCCGCCAGCGAACGTACGTGGGCGGCATCCAGCGTGGCCCAATCGGTAATGCCCATCTCATCCGCCAGTGCGCAAAGCGCCGCTAACTGATGGGCATAGCTTTTTTGCGTTAAGGGGCTTAACTGCCGCTCTACTTTCAAATAACGCAAAAAGCCCTCAATAGCAGCGTGAAGAGGCGAATCGCCCTTCATGCCCTTTCGACCCAGCGGGAGAGTAAATCCGGCATCATCAATGCTAAATGCTGCAACAACAGCGTTCCCATCCCGGATTGATAGTGCTGATTATCCCGACTGCTAAAGATTAACAGCCCCAGGTCTCCGTGATCGCCCATTAGCGACATCGCTACGGAACCAATCGCTTTGGCTTGCGGTAACAGTAACAGCAGTTCCGGGCCATTCAGGCTGCCGAGGTAGTGCTGCTCTTTCCCTAACCGTTGAACGCGCACTGCTTCGAATGCCTGACGCGAGAGCGCTAGCTGGGTAAAATCAGACGGCGCGCCGATGCGCCATTTATCGCTAAACAGGCGAACATTGGCTCCCGCCAACCCCATCTCACGCGCCCAACGATGTAGACGGTTCAGCATGTCATGCAACGAAGGCGCGGCGGCGAGGTGCCCCTGTAAAGACAACAAGCGATCAAACAATTGATGGTTAGCGGTCGCTTGTTCCATTAACAGCGTGATCTCTTCTTCCAACTGGTTAATGTGGTTGCGCTGACGCGCCATATGCCACTCAACCAGCGAAACGGTACCGCGCACCGGATGCGGTACCATCATTTGCTCAACCTGGCGCGCGTTGCGAATGAAGAAATCGGGATTGCGCAGTAAATAATCACTTACGGCGCTGTCATCCAGCACACTATCGCTGGTTGGCTGTTCCTGTTCTCCGACATTTTTCATAAATGAATAAACCCGTCGTAAACGTGTGTGGCCGGCCCGGTCATATACAACGGATGCCCCGGCCCTTTCCAGGCGATATACAAACTCCCGCCCGGCAGATCAACGCGGACTTTTTCCGCAAGGAGTGTTTGCTGAATCCCCACCGCAACCGCGGCACAGGCGCCGCTTCCGCAGGCCTGGGTTTCGCCCGCACCGCGTTCATACACACGCAGCCGGATATGTTCGCGATTCACCACTTCCATAAAACCGACGTTCACCCGCTCCGGGAAACGCTCATGGCTTTCCAATACCGGCCCTAACATCTCTACCGCGGCGGTTTGAACGCTATCTACCTGTATAACACAGTGCGGGTTACCCATCGACACCACGCCGCACATTACCGTTTGTTCTGCGGCACGCATCAGATAGAGATTTTCCGCCTTATTGGCGCGAAACGGTACCTGCTGCGGATCAAAATTAGGCTCGCCCATATTAACCCGAACCCGCTCATCTTCAGTGACGCTGAGCACCATCCGACCGGTTTGCGTGCTGACGCGAATATCGCTCTTATTGGTCAGCCCTTTCAGGCGGACAAAACGGGCAAAACAGCGCGCACCATTGCCGCACTGTGCCACTTCACTGCCATCGGCATTGAAAATACGGTAATGAAAATCGAGATCGGGATCGTAAGGCGGTTCCACAATCAATAGTTGATCGAAGCCGATCCCCAGATGACGATCGGCCAGACGGCGAATCAGCTCCGGAGAGAAATAGACGTTTTGCGTCACGGCATCAACCACCATGAAATCATTGCCCAGACCGTGCATTTTTGAGAACTGCATTTTCTGCTCCGCCGATTGCGCCATGATTATTGCGCCGTTTGTGTGCCCGTCAGCGGGTTAGTTTGTGGCTGCGACTGCGACGGCTGTTGAGCAGGTTGTTCTACCTGGCCCGACGGTGTCTGCTGCTGAGTCGGTGACGTGCTCTGTTCTGGCTGAGCCGACGTTTCACTCTGCTGGGTTTGCGGCTGAACCGGTTGTTCTACCGGCTTCTGCGGTTGTTCTTTTGGCGGAAAATAGAGCGGCCCTTTCAACCCGCAGCCGGCCAAACTCGCCAGCGCCAGCGCCAGCGCCAGCCGGCAAATCATTTTACTCATTCTCATTCTGCTCATGATTAATGCTGTATCAGGTTGCTTATCATCGCAGGTGAACTCTGAAAAGCAATAGGAATTGATGATTCGCACCCTTCCGTTATGGCGATAATACCGGTGTATACCCTAAATAATTCGAGCGGCAGGAAGGCGGCGACGCAGCGAGTCCCTGGTCAAAGCCAACGCGCATGCAACTTGAAGTATGACGGGTATATTTTGCAAACCGAGACACCACGTTATACTCAGCCAAACGACAAAGGAAGCAATGATGAACGACAGTGAATTTCACCAACTGGCTGACGGCCTGATGTTATCCATCGAAGAGCATCTCGACGCCTACGATGGCGACAGCGATATTGATTACGAAACGCACGGCGGCATCATGACGCTGAGCTTCGAAAACGGTAGCAAAATTGTCATTAACCGCCAGGAGCCGCTTCATCAAGTTTGGCTGGCGACCAAAGGTGGCGGCTATCACTTTGATTATAAAGGCGACAAGTGGATATGCGACCGCAGCGGTTTTGATTTTTGGCAACTGCTGGAAGAAGCCTGTAGCGCACAGTCAGGCGAGCAAATCAGCTTCAACTAGGCCGCAAGGGCGGTGGTTTCGCGCCGCCCGGCCTTACATCTGGTAGCGCTGGAGATAATCGACGTTGTCATTGTCCGGCATGGTTGCGCACAATTGTGTCAAAGCCTGGCTACGAAAGGGAATGACCTGTAAGCGCTCATCGGCTTTCACAATTTGATAAAATTGCGGCAAATTGAAATTGATAAAGCTAGAGCCATAGGTAAAGCGGTCATGCGAGGAAGAGTAAAAGCGGCTGACATCACGCACCAATTCCTCTTTACTCCCTTCGCAATGGTGGTAAATCTCCACGCGGTTGGCCTCATCCAGAATATAGATATTGAAGCCGCGATCGTCGGTAGTATCTTCAAAGAAGAACTGAATGATGCCTTCGCTGGCGTACCCATTCACTACCGCCGGTAAGCGTGTCTGATCGGTTTCCACCTTGATCGACAGGCCATGCAGTTTGTTATTCGAAATCGCGCCGTAAAATTCCACCGCGTTCTCCAGTTTTTGAACTGAAACGCTCAGGCGCTCAAAAAACAACCCCCAGGTTTGCCCGGCAACGCGTAAGGCTTTAAACCGCCCCGGTTCTTGCCGTGTGCTAGAGAGGCGCAACTCAATACATTCCGATACTAACTGCTGAACGCGCGTGCGAATTAAACCGCGTAAATGCTGGCTGTAGCAAAAAACTTCAACCGCATCCGGCGGCGCGGCATCCTGATGCATTTTGCCAAGAATGGTTTTTAATGCATCGATCATCGCCTGCTCGCCGTTGAAATGTAACGTACGCACCTCATTCCATGAGTTGCGGTAGAGCAGATCGATACTGCCGATCAAGCACTGCTGCTGCTCTCCAAAGCTGAACACATCCAGCTTACGGAAATCAAAATGCACCACCTGATTGCGAAACGCCGCAGTCGGATCATATTCGAGATTGACAATAATCGACAGGTGACGAATCTCGCAGGGGCTATATAGCGCTTTTGGCGTCGGCGCGGGCAAGCGCAGCGGGAAGTGGCTCGAAACATCCGCCACCAGTTCCTGCAAACGCGCCAGGTCGCAAATTTCATTGCCTTTAATGTGCAAACGCGTTTTATCGGTCAACAACCCGTTAAACCAAGCCCACGCCACCAACTTATTCAGGTAACGGTTATATTCGAGCGGCTGGTGGCTAATGATCGAGCTCATATCCGGCGACTGGTTATAAAGATACCAGCCCGCCCGGTTGGCGCGCCCGTTCGGGACATGAATAAAGGTCAAATGCTGTTCAGACAGGTCAGGTGAAATTTGCGGATTGACCAGCGTCACTTTACCCGGCAACGCTTCAAAGGCCGCGTACAACTTACGGGTCAACACCCCAATGTCTTGTGGGCTGGCGCTGACGCTTAAATTGTTGCGCCGGGCAAAACGGATCAGATTACGATAACTCTGCATCATCGCATCCAGCAATTCATTATGCGCCTCGCGTACACGTTCAATCTTCCAGTCCGCCCGGCTATCAAGAATGGTGAGACGCTCAGTATCCCAGCCCCACTCTTTAACCAGTTGGTTCAGGATCTCACGCCGCCATCCAACATGATGCCGGTTCTCTTCCTGCGACAGTTTTTCACACACTTTCAGATAAAAACAACGGCGCACTAAATCAAGACGCGCATGATCGTCAATACTGGTCAAATAGTGCGTCACGCGCTCCAGCATCATGCAGTAAGGATCAAGGCCAAATGAAACGATCTCACCATCATGCAGACGTTGTTTAATATCCATCGCCAGTAATTGCGTGTTGGGGTACTCCCAAGAATACGCTTCCAGCAGCAGCGTTTTCAGCACCGCTTTATACGGTGAATCGATACTTTTATATAACTGCCACAGGCTGGCACCGAAGTACTCTTCGGCAGACAACGTACCCAAACCGCCCAGATCCAGCCACTCATTCGGCGTCAAAACGCCCTGCGCGTAGAGCGTCATAACATAATCGTCGTAATGCTCTTCTTCTTCGCCCGGCACCATATTCCACAGAATACGTTTACCCGCCATGCGTACCGCAGTGCGATAAAACTCATCCAGTAACAGGATATGCTGAGTAGAACCACAATCCTCTGCGCCCAGGCTCCCGCTTTCATTATGGCGGAAGCGGTTTTCATCAATCAGGAAAAAACTCACCTCGACGCCCATTGAGGCACACCACTTTTGCAGCAGCGTACATTTTTTCTGCAAACAAAGGCGCTCTTCATTATCCAGCCATGCCTGATGGCAGACCCAGATATCCAGATCGGAAATGGTATTTTGACCCACGGAGGAGGTGCTGCCCATTGAGTAAACGCCGGTAATCGGCATTTCACCTTTGACCGGCTCGACGACGGCGATACCGGATTTATCCTGTTGGGCGTTTAGCCAGGATTGTTGGTTTTCATCAGGCGTAAAAAAGCTGATGCCATGTGGAACGTTACCCTCAAGGTAACCCGGCATCTGCGGATGATGATAATGTAATAAGGTTGGCAGCAGACTGTAAACCTGTTGAAAAGCAGGTCCCATTGCAGCCAGTGCGCGATCAACACGCAACTGGTTTATGGCATCCAGTCTCTGTTTCAGTGTCTCAATGTAGAGGTACAAGACGTCTCGCCTGATTGTCCCAGTGCTTACAAAAACCCTGTTTCCGAAATCCGCCGCTTAATCTAAAAATAGTCGTGCGAATTATTGCTGGAAACGTGATCAATCTAACACCTGGCAGATTGACCGTAAAGAAAGTTGCGCTACACATAGTCTAGCATGTTTTACAGTCAACCGGCCCGTCTAATCCTTTTGAGCGCTTTCCCTACCCTTTTAAACCCCGTTGAAACTGACAGCGTTCACCTATCAATGATAGGATAATCAGTGAACTGTCAAAAACGGTAACAAGCATGTTAGACAAAATTTTAAGAATTGCCACCAGGCAAAGCCCGCTTGCTTTATGGCAGGCACAATATGTTCAAGAACGCCTGATGGCCTGCCATGCAGGACTACGCGTTGAATTAGTGCCCATGGTCACCCGTGGCGACGTTTTGCTTGATACGCCGCTTGCTAAAGTCGGCGGCAAAGGGCTGTTTGTCAAAGAGCTTGAGCTAGCAATGCTTGAACACCGTGCCGACATTGCGGTGCATTCAATGAAGGATGTACCGGTAGCGTTTCCTGAAGGATTGGGGTTGGTGACCATTTGTGAGCGTGACGATCCGCTTGATGCCTTTGTTTCCAATCACTATCTCTCCCTTGACGATTTACCGCAAGGCGCGGTGATCGGCACCTCCAGCCTGCGTCGCCAGTGCCAAATTAGCGCACGCCGTCCTGACCTGGTGATCCGCTCATTGCGTGGCAATGTCGGTACCCGGCTGGCAAAACTGGATGCCGGTGAATATGACGCGATTATCCTCGCGGCTGCCGGGCTGAAACGCCTGGGGCTCAGCGAACGAATTCGCTATGCCATGCCCGCCGAAGAGTCCTTGCCCGCCGTGGGTCAGGGTGCGGTAGGCATTGAGTGCCGTCTCGACGATCAACAAACTATTACGCTGTTGGCGGCGCTTAATCACGATGACACCGCAACCCGAGTGAAAGCTGAACGCGCGATGAATACACGTCTGGAAGGCGGTTGCCAGGTGCCCATCGGCAGTTACGCGGTCCTGGAAGGCGATACGCTGTGGTTACGCGGTTTGGTAGGGTCGCCTGATGGTAAAACGCTCATTTCTGGCGAGCGGCGCGGCCCGCGTCAGCACGCAGAACAAATGGGGATTTCGCTGGCAGAAGAGCTGCTGGAAAATGGCGCACGCGAGATTTTGCGTGAAGTCTATCAGGGGAATCCTCCCGGATGACGATCCTGGTAACTCGCCCATCGCCAGCCGCCGAGGAGCTGGTCACCCGTCTGCGTACGCTGGGTTTGGTTGCCTGGAGCTTTCCTTTGATTGAATTCACTCCCGGGCGCGAGCTGGATCGGCTGCCCGGCCAGTTAGCCGCCTTGCAGCCGGCTGATTTGGTTTTCGCACTGTCGCAGCATGTTATTCATTATGCACAACCGTTATTACAACAAGCGGGTTTAACATGGCCCGCCAGCCTGAACTATTATGCTATAGGGCGCAGTACCGCGTTGGCTTTACATACCGCCAGCGGATTAGCGGTTGAGTACCCGCACGAAAGCGAAACCAGTGAAATTTTGATCCAATTGCCCGCGCTCAGACGAGTGAAAGGCAAACGGGCGTTGATTTTGCGCGGCAATGGCGGGCGCGAATTATTGGGCCATACGCTGCGCGAACGCGGAGCCGAGGTTCTGTTTTTGGAATGTTACCAACGTTGCGCTAAACATTATGATGGTTTTATTGAAGGGCGACGTTGGCGTGAACGTGGGATCGAGACGTTGGTAGTAACCAGCGGTGAGATGCTGCAACAACTTTACTCGCTATTCCCCGCGATTGACCGTGAGGAATGGCTGCTGCGCTGCCGATTGGTGGTCGTCAGCGAACGTTTGGCTACTCTGGCCAGGGAATTAGGCTGGCGAAATATCCTGGTAGCCGATGGTGCTGATAACGATGCGCTGCTGCGCGCGTTACAATAAACTTAAATATGGGATGTGCCACAATGACGGAACAAAAAGACTCCTCCGCCATGGTTGAAGAGACTACCCCCGCGGTAGAAACCACGACGCCGCCAGAGCAACCAGAACCGCGCAAAAGCAAAAATACCGGCACCGCGCTTGGCGTGCTGGCAATTGTGATTGCGCTGGCGTTAGGTGCCGGGTTGTATATTAACGGTAAACATCAACTGCAATTGCAGGCCGATGCCAGTCAGGCATTGAGTGATAAACTTACCGCGTTACAGCAGCAGGCCAATGGCGATAAACAGCAGTTAACGCAGCAGTTAGCGGCGCAAACCAACGCGTTACAAAGTGCGCAGGAGCAGCAGAAAGCCATTAGTAAGCAGTTGGATGAGCTAAAAGAAAAAGTCGCGACTATCTCCGGCAACGATTCACGTACCTGGTTGCTTGCTCAGGCGGATTATCTGGTGAAACTGGCCGGACGCAAGTTGTGGAGCGATCAGGATGTCACCACCGCTGCAGCGTTGTTAAAAAGCGCCGACGCCAGTCTGGCCGATATGAACGATCCCAGCTTAATTGAGGTGCGTCGCGCCTTAACCTCAGATATCAGTAATCTTTCGGCGGTCAGCCAGGTGGATTACGATGGCATTATCTTAAAGCTAAATCAGCTCTCTAACGGCGTTGATAACCTGCGTTTAGCGGATAATGATAACGACGATACGCCGATGGATACCGACAGTGGTGAACTGACTTCATCGCTGCGCGAGTGGCGGCAAAATCTGGTCAAAAGCTGGCATAACTTTATGGATGATTTTATTACCATCCGTCGCCGGGATAATACCGCTGAGCCATTATTGGCGCCGAATCAAGACGTATATTTACGTGAAAATATTCGTTCTCGCTTGCTGATTGCGGCGCAGGCCGTGCCGCGCCATCAGGATGAAATTTATAAACAATCCATTGATACGGTTTCGGCTTGGGTACGCGCCTGGTTTGATACCAATGATCCCAATACGAAAGCCTTTTTGTCACAGCTTGACGATCTCAGCCAGCAAAGTGTTTCCATGGACGTGCCGGATTCGCTGAGCAGCCAGCCATTACTGGATAAAGTGATGCAAACGCGCGTTCGTAATCTGCTGGCACAGCCTTCCGCTTCCGCGCAGCAGCAGGGAGAATAAGCAATGTTAAAAGTGCTTTTGCTTTTCCTTCTGCTGATTGCCGGTGTCGTGATTGGCCCGATGATTGCCGGGCATCAGGGCTATGTGCTGATTCAAACCGATAACTGGAACATTGAAACCAGCGTCACCGGTTTAGCGATCATTTTAGTGTTGTCGCTGATTATTATCCTGTTAGTCGAGTGGGCGCTAAGGCGCATGTTCCGTACCGGTGCGAAAACACGCGGCTGGTTCCTTGGGCGTAAACGCAGTCGGGCGCGGCGTCAAACCCATGAAGCGCTGGTGAAATTAGCGGAGGGTGATTACAAACAGGTCGAGAAATTACTTTCACGTAATGCCGATCACGCAGAACAGCCGG contains the following coding sequences:
- a CDS encoding DUF484 domain-containing protein, giving the protein MKNVGEQEQPTSDSVLDDSAVSDYLLRNPDFFIRNARQVEQMMVPHPVRGTVSLVEWHMARQRNHINQLEEEITLLMEQATANHQLFDRLLSLQGHLAAAPSLHDMLNRLHRWAREMGLAGANVRLFSDKWRIGAPSDFTQLALSRQAFEAVRVQRLGKEQHYLGSLNGPELLLLLPQAKAIGSVAMSLMGDHGDLGLLIFSSRDNQHYQSGMGTLLLQHLALMMPDLLSRWVERA
- the dapF gene encoding diaminopimelate epimerase, whose translation is MQFSKMHGLGNDFMVVDAVTQNVYFSPELIRRLADRHLGIGFDQLLIVEPPYDPDLDFHYRIFNADGSEVAQCGNGARCFARFVRLKGLTNKSDIRVSTQTGRMVLSVTEDERVRVNMGEPNFDPQQVPFRANKAENLYLMRAAEQTVMCGVVSMGNPHCVIQVDSVQTAAVEMLGPVLESHERFPERVNVGFMEVVNREHIRLRVYERGAGETQACGSGACAAVAVGIQQTLLAEKVRVDLPGGSLYIAWKGPGHPLYMTGPATHVYDGFIHL
- the cyaY gene encoding iron donor protein CyaY — encoded protein: MNDSEFHQLADGLMLSIEEHLDAYDGDSDIDYETHGGIMTLSFENGSKIVINRQEPLHQVWLATKGGGYHFDYKGDKWICDRSGFDFWQLLEEACSAQSGEQISFN
- a CDS encoding class I adenylate cyclase; amino-acid sequence: MYLYIETLKQRLDAINQLRVDRALAAMGPAFQQVYSLLPTLLHYHHPQMPGYLEGNVPHGISFFTPDENQQSWLNAQQDKSGIAVVEPVKGEMPITGVYSMGSTSSVGQNTISDLDIWVCHQAWLDNEERLCLQKKCTLLQKWCASMGVEVSFFLIDENRFRHNESGSLGAEDCGSTQHILLLDEFYRTAVRMAGKRILWNMVPGEEEEHYDDYVMTLYAQGVLTPNEWLDLGGLGTLSAEEYFGASLWQLYKSIDSPYKAVLKTLLLEAYSWEYPNTQLLAMDIKQRLHDGEIVSFGLDPYCMMLERVTHYLTSIDDHARLDLVRRCFYLKVCEKLSQEENRHHVGWRREILNQLVKEWGWDTERLTILDSRADWKIERVREAHNELLDAMMQSYRNLIRFARRNNLSVSASPQDIGVLTRKLYAAFEALPGKVTLVNPQISPDLSEQHLTFIHVPNGRANRAGWYLYNQSPDMSSIISHQPLEYNRYLNKLVAWAWFNGLLTDKTRLHIKGNEICDLARLQELVADVSSHFPLRLPAPTPKALYSPCEIRHLSIIVNLEYDPTAAFRNQVVHFDFRKLDVFSFGEQQQCLIGSIDLLYRNSWNEVRTLHFNGEQAMIDALKTILGKMHQDAAPPDAVEVFCYSQHLRGLIRTRVQQLVSECIELRLSSTRQEPGRFKALRVAGQTWGLFFERLSVSVQKLENAVEFYGAISNNKLHGLSIKVETDQTRLPAVVNGYASEGIIQFFFEDTTDDRGFNIYILDEANRVEIYHHCEGSKEELVRDVSRFYSSSHDRFTYGSSFINFNLPQFYQIVKADERLQVIPFRSQALTQLCATMPDNDNVDYLQRYQM
- the hemC gene encoding hydroxymethylbilane synthase yields the protein MLDKILRIATRQSPLALWQAQYVQERLMACHAGLRVELVPMVTRGDVLLDTPLAKVGGKGLFVKELELAMLEHRADIAVHSMKDVPVAFPEGLGLVTICERDDPLDAFVSNHYLSLDDLPQGAVIGTSSLRRQCQISARRPDLVIRSLRGNVGTRLAKLDAGEYDAIILAAAGLKRLGLSERIRYAMPAEESLPAVGQGAVGIECRLDDQQTITLLAALNHDDTATRVKAERAMNTRLEGGCQVPIGSYAVLEGDTLWLRGLVGSPDGKTLISGERRGPRQHAEQMGISLAEELLENGAREILREVYQGNPPG